The nucleotide sequence CGCGATTTTATCGGAGTAAATCCTAAGTTTGCATTTTTTGATGATGGTAGCTCTCCGAATGCTTTTGCCACTCCAGAAAAGTTGTTAGGCGGAGGAGATGGTACTGTGATATTTGGTAAAAATTTATTATGGGATCAAGTCAATAAAAGAGGGAAAAATATAGCTCAATGGAGCACTGCAATTGTAGGGATTATGGCACATGAATGGGCTCATATAAAGCAATTTAAAATGGGCATCAACGTTGATGGAAAACAGCAGGAGTTACATAGTGATTTCGTTGCAGGATGGTTATTAGCAATAAAGGCTTCCGGTGGTAGAAGCTTTAACATAAAAGCTTTAGCCAATTCTCTTTACGAAATTGGAGATGAGAATTTTAACAGTCCTAACCACCATGGAACACCAAACGAGCGTGTTAATGCAATGTGGGCTGGTTGGAATCAAGTATTTAGGTATAATGTCATAAATGGTCACTACGCATTTATGAACGGCTTAAAGTACGTAGGCTTAGTTTAAGTTTTAGTCCCCTTCTCTATTCTGAATTAGTAGCTGTAATTTTTTAGTTTGTTCAATACACTTTTATTTCTAGTTGCTATTGCTAAATCACGAATCAATTTTATTGGATCTAAATTTTTCACGCCCTTTACTTTTAACTTACCTAGGTGTTTACAAAATCTTTCATCTTGACTCCCTTTTCTAATAGATTTATTGCTAGCTGTTAAATCACTCAATGCACCATTCAAATCCCCGCTAATAGCCTTATTTAAAATGGCTTTGGAAGAAGCGTTTGGTTGTCTAGCTTCTAAAAAATAACTAAACATCATGTAATCGCCTATTGGTAAACCAATATAGAATTTAGCTTTACCATAGTAACCCCAGTCATCTAAAAGCTTTTTAATTATTTCCACATCCTTATGCGACTTTTCTCTCGCTATCTCATAAATTTTAGATTCATAGTTGTAGCCGCTTTCGTATGTACTATATGCAACTTCCTTATTAATATGCTCTGCATACCATTGAGCTTGGTCATGTTCTAATCGTTTTTGATGTTCTATATCTACTTCATTCATAATTTCATCAAGCTCCTCTTCCGTAAAAACAAAACCAAAAATTTCTAAAGTTAAAGGCTCTTGTTTTTTACTACTCATATTCATCACCAATACTTTCTAATATTCGAATGGAATTTTGTAAGGAAATTAACTCAAGTCTTGCTAGGTCCGTTTTAAGGCTTTCTAATTCTGAGTTGTCGATAGGCTTGAGTGTTGGTATTGAACGTTTTAATACTTCTTTGATAGCCCACTCTTCTCCATTATTCAGAGCACTTTCCAATTGTTTTATTGCAGATTTCGTTAACGATAATGGTAATGACTTGGACGTTTTTTTGGGACGCCCTTTAGGGTTTAAACTGCTGCCTTTTATCAACCTACCTTTATTATCTCTTTGGGTCGTCATTTTCTCACCTGATAATTACTAGCTAAAACTCGAAGAACTAGACAGTACATTCGGTTTTACACATCAACATGCACATATTTTATAATTAACATTAAAATATCAACTAGCTACATATGATTTAATATCCGATTCGTCACTAGCACATTTCTTTCTTAATAATAGAGTTCCTCACTCAACTCATACCTATACGCATGAGTTGAGTGATAATAATCATCAACTCACTAAAACTCATTGAGTACTCAATGAGTTTTAGCGAGTTTAATACGCCCTGTTTCATGGTTGTATTCTATAAAATCATTCTCACAAAGATTATTTATTAGACGTTTTGCATTGTGATAAATAGAGTGTGGAATATCATCGCTTTTAAGCTGTTCTCGTATTGTTTTATAATATACTTCCTCGTTATCATCGAGATTGGATTTAATTGTGTTCATCATAATTCGCTGGTTCGATGTGAGAGAGTCATCTATTTCATTTTCGTGCACAGGTTCATGACTTTTATCATTTAGAACTAAGCTAGAGATTTCATCATCTTCTTCGTCAAAATATAAATGAGATTTTGTCAATGTGAATCCAACGGTTTCGTTAGTTTCATCATCTTTCATTTTGGGGTTGGATAGGTTTATCGCCATACCGCCAGAATCTTTATTAGGACGCTTTATTTTAAATTCATAATCACATGCACCTTTTAATGAACTACTGCCTCTAGCGCCCTTAGTTTCATCCTTACCCGTATGATGCACAATTAAAAATGTAGCACCAGTTTTTTGCTTTACATGATCACACCCTCTAATAAATGCTCCCATTTGAGTAGCGCTATTCTCCTCACCTACAAAACATCTAGCCAACGTATCAACAATAATAAATTTTATATCTACGCCAGTATCGATTTTGATTCGCTCTATAACTTGGAGCAATTCAAATGATTGATCACCATCAGCCAGATGCACTGCTTGGTTGATTCGAAATAGGTTAGGAATTTCATTACCTTGATAATATTGATCTGACCATGCCTTGATTCTTCTGGGTATACCAACACCTCCTTCTCCAGCAATATAAAGAACACCAGACTGATTAACCTTTAGCCCATTCCATTTTATTCCAGTAGCTACATGGCAAGCCCATGATATAGCCAAAAATGATTTGAATTCACCGGGACCGCTATAAAGCATCCCAAAAGCATCAGCGGGGATCACCTTTTTAATAAGGTAATCTACCTTGGCATCGTAGCCTTCAAAGCTTGCTGCATATTTGATACCGCCAGACTGATAATCAAGTTGGTCATGAAATCCACTCCTAATCCTTTTAAGTGCTTTTTCATCGCCATCAGCGGCACACAGTAAATCAGTTCGCTTTCGTTCGTCAGCATAGTACTTAAATAGTAATTTGGAATATGATTCGATATTAGCAACATATACTCGTTTCATTATACTGCCAAGATAAGCTATTGGATTATCAACTATAACCTCTGCATCATTTAGTACTGTTTCTATCGTAGTTAGATCAACGGCAATATCCTCATCGATTGCATTGCAAATTGCCTTGAAGATATTACGATTACTTGAATGATAAAAGCATTCTGGTTTAACTGCTTTTCTAACTATCGGCAAAATTCCATTATCAATCATTAAGCAACCCAATATCGCTTGTTCTAATTCAATGCGACGCTCATATAAATTAATATTTGCCGGCACATTTAAATCTTTGGTATAGTTCATATAGTAATCCTTTAAAGCATCGCTCTGGTCTGCAAAACTAAGCGGTGCTTTACTTTCTTTAAATTGCTATGCAAACCATGCATAGCTATATGTTTAGATTTTTATTAACCCCTTTGCGTATTAATGCAAATAGCATGTGTTTTATTTGTCAGTCGTAAATTCGCCAGCTAGCCACAGTCCAAATACAGGTACACAGACGTAGAGTCGTTTTCCTACTAATTTGCAGCATTTAGCTAGCCCAACATGTTCTTCACGTTTCCAAAACAAGTGTTTAAGTTGAGATGGTTTAAATTGAGGGAACTGAGTATGGATCTCACAACTAGGAACCCAGTTGCTTAAATCGGTTGTATATTTAGTTAAGTCTTTCATTTCAATTAGTCTCTTAGTAATTGCGGTTTGTCCAGGTCAACTTAATCTTTATATATTTTTGTTTTTTCTAAAATTGGGGAAATATTAAAAACATTTTTCCCCCATGGGGAAAAATTAATATTTATTTTAATGGGCACAAAAAAAGGCTCAAAAATGAGCCCTTAATATATGAAAAATTGATCTTTATGAGTTTTTTAACAATACCATTATCAAAGCAACGCAAATTAACAACCCTGCAATGATAACTATTGTATTACTCGATTTACTAGTCGATACTTTATTAGCCATTTGCTTGCTTTTATTTTTCTCAACAGCTTTAGGTACAAGCGAATCTAATGTCTTAAGTACAATTATATTTTCATCGGACGTTTTAATAAACTTTATCTGACAATTACAATCATACCTAATTCCTAAGCCTGATTTCATAGCACTTTTTAGCGTGAATTCTTTTCCATAATTCAATGCATGAACCGGATCTTCCTCATCCGAACAACTAACTCCCCATATCAACTTAGTCTGCTTGCGGCCGTCATTAATACCCATTTGGGTTAAAATTAGTCCTGCAATGCAACTAATCACTACTTTTTTTGGTATCAGCGCTAAAGCTCTATCACAGCCATCAAGTAATTCTTGTATTTCTGCGATATAAGATTCGTCTAATTTCGATGAGTACTGTTCAATAAAAGATTTCAATTCAGTAATTTTAAGCTTTGAATCTTGTAACTTCATATCAAAGCTATCATTAACTAAATCTTGCTCTGCTAGCTCCATATAAAGCTCACTGTCTAAAAGGTTCTGGCTATTTACATAATCATACTGAGAAGCTTTAAATATTTTTTTTACATTGGGCGTGTATTTCAATACAGCTTCGTCACTAATAAACTTAAATATTCCCTGAATAGCTTCAAAGTCAACTTTGTCATCTATAATAAACTCGACATACGGGTTGTCATGGGCTTTAAAGAACTCTTCTACAGATTCTTTTATATCAATATTTCCTATGGCTAACTGACTCATTTCACCTCCTTCGATAAACTACGCTTTTATAACTAAGCAAGGTTTAGCCAAGATACCTGCATCTTTTGTTAAACCAGCTCTTAGTGCAGCAGCACCTGCTAATGACAATACTTCTTTCTCTTTAATTGCATTAATAGAATTTACGTTTGGTAAGCCACTCACAAATTTATCGATTGCTATTACTGCATCATCCGTGTGCGAATTTCCCTTTGCACTATTTGTAACAAAGGCCTCCCACAAAAAAATGAGATCTGATGCCTTATGATTAATAAACTTGTCCCAGTCAAATTCTATTGATGATACAGTTCTTCTAATATCTGATAACTTATTGAATACCCAAAGAACCTCTACTAGCCCAGTAGCTAGTGCTCCAGTTCCAGCACCTGCACTCCAACTTCGATTTCCTTCGCCGTTTCGAGCTGAGTTAACATATATAGGGTTACTTCGTATCGGCACGAATAAAGGACACTCAAAACCAATGGCTACTTTATACTCATCATCAAGTGCTTTAGATATTTCATCTACAAAAACTTCTATATCTGTTCCCGTTAGCGTTTGATTACTATTTAAATATTTGGCTGCCCAGCCAAATTTATTGGCTTTAATTGAGCCTATATCAGCACAAAATATAACTAAATTATTCATTAGGTACAGTAAGTTTAAAGTTAAAGGAAATTTTAGCTGGTGCCATTTCTTTTTGAGCTAGAATCGACTTCGCGCTGAGCCACATGAAGTTATTATTTCTATTCATGATTTGGTCGTAGGTATAATTATTATTTGTGCGACTAATTAGCTCATTAATTCTATATTTAATGCTCTGACGATCCATACCTAGTTGTTTAGCCGCGGAATTTATACTTGTTGTATATGCCAGTGCCCAAGTATATTCAAAAACTCGGTCACTAATTTTTGGTGCTCCTCGTTTTTTAACTCTACTTTTTCTTTCAACTAACTTTTGAAACTCTAATTTTAATTTTTCTAAAATCTCTAAAGTATCATTAAATTTATCGGGTAAAGATAAAGATATAAACTCTAAAATAAATGTCGCAAAATATTCATTGTAATCTTGTTTCTCTTGCTCACAGTCATAGATCATCCAAATGGCTAAGTTTCTAAAGTTCATTTCCTATTCTTCCCATCACATTATCAATTAAAGACGCTTTATGTTTTATACATAAATGCGCATATCGTTGCGTCATAGTGATAGATTTATGCCCTAATACTTCAGATATTTCTAAAAGAGACGCTCCACTTTTCGCCAGCAAAGATGCTGCACTATGGCGAAGATCATGGAATCTAAAATCGTTTATCGACGCTGTTTTTAAACAAGCCTGCCAATGTTTATCAAAATTTCGGTAATACTTATTTAGATGTGATTTATGTGGAAATACATAACCAGAACCGACTTGTCTAAACTTCATTAGCTCATCTACTACTTCTAAAGTTAGAGGTAGAATTCTAGCTTGTCCATTTTTTGTAATATCTAGGCTCGCCGAACGGTTTAAAAAGTCTATATCAGACCATTTTAGAGACAGCATTTCTGTTCTTCTAGCCCCTGTAGTTAGCGCTAGCAATATTAAAAGATAAAGCCTATCCCATTTAGATTTTTTTGCTGAATGTAAAAGTTTGGATATTTCTGCATCGGTTAAAAAACGAGTTCGAGCATTATCTTCTTTTAATTGTTTAACTTCACGAGCTGGATTGTGATCTGTATCGTATTCTTCAGCTAAATACGAAAATACCGCACTAATGCTTGATTTATATCTGTTAACTGTTGCAGGGGCATAGTTATTTAAGGATAGTGATTTTAACGTTTTTCGTATATCAAACTTAGTGACTTTACCGACAGGTTTCTCACCAAATTCATTTTGCCAATGTCTTAGCCTTTGAGCTTGGCTTTGATCTTTGCCTTTATATTGATTTAAATATTCAATACAAGCATCGTTTAGAGTTAATTGTGTAAGTGCACTATGAGTTAAGCTATTCGCAAAATCATCGTTAATTGTTAATTGGGATAAGAATATTTCTGCGTCTTTCTTTTTATCGAATACTTTACCGACTCGACGTCCATTGCGCATAACTTGCACACGATAACGCTTACCGTTTTTACGGTTGATTGTTTGGATTGCTGCCATGTTGTTACCCTTAGTGCACATATTTGCACATATTAGTTAAAGGATAACCGCAGTATTAAGAGATTTTTTCCAATTTAAAGAGTGACCAAACTCTTTAATTTCTTGCTTGTGATGTAACAAGAAATAGATGGTACCAGCGGCCGGACTCGAACCGGCACGTTATTTCTAACGGGGGATTTTGAATCCCCTATGTCTACCAATTTCATCACGCTGGCAACGTTTTTACATTTTTATCTTTTGATTAACGCTCATATAAAATAAGAGTTTTATCAAAAGACATCGGATTTTGAATCCGTCGTGTATACCAATTTCACCACACCGGCACACTGTCAACTTGCGTTGATGGTTTGCATTATAGAGCAGTTATATTGTCGCGCAAGCATTTTTATTGGTTTATTTTACTGTCTGTATAAAATTCAAGCGAAGGCTTTAGTGATCAGAGCAATGCCTGTTAAAATCGTCATCGATTCAAATACTCTTTTGACTAATCTATTACCTTTAGTAAGAGCTAAATGGGCCCCTAAATAACCTCCAATTAGTGAGCCAAGAATTAATACCGCCATCCATGACCATTGAATGTTGCCGATGAGCGCAAATGTTATCGCACCAGTGCCATTCCATAAAATACCTACTAGAACTAAAGTGTATGATACTGCTTTGGTGTAGCTTATACCGAACCAGTAGACTAACCAAATAGTAACAAATAAACCTGTACCAGAGGTAAGTGAACCATTAAGTACGCCTAACAAAAACAAGCCTATACTGCCTATAATGTAGCCTCTAAGATCTAGGTTCCTTAACGTTTCATTGAGTCCCAATTCAGGTTTTTTAATCGAGTATAGGCCTAATGAAAAAGTTAATATCCCTAAACAAACCATGGCAATGCTTTCAGGGATTAACAAAATAACATTGGCGCCAATAATAACGCCTGGCAATGCGCTGGCAATCATAATAAACACTAAAGGCCAGCGAAACTTATTCACCGACAAATGCTTAATCGAAGCACCAACTCCGAGTGCTACTGAAGCGATCTTGTGAGTGGCAAGCGCTGTCGTAAAGGGTAAACCCAGAAATATAAGAGCAGGTAACTGCAACAAACCAGCACCACCTCCCGCTAAAGAAGATAATGTATTGGCGATTAAACTAACGAAGAATAATAAAAATTGATCGAGCATTGCGGTTTGGTATTACTTTGAACTTGAGCTATTTGAATAACAATAACATGTTGGAGGGAGATATTAACGATTATTTTACAACAAACTATTGCACTGTTTTACAATTGGTTAACAGCTATTTTTTCAGGAAAGTTTATTATTAATCACAGTTAACTTTCATAGTTTTCCTCCCTGAAATACTTTTTTGCCTCACTCCTTAGTGAGGCTTTTTTTTGCTTCATGAAAACCCAACTTAAACATTAAGTGTTATTTGTTTTTTGAAGTAATGTCTGCAGCAGCTACGATACAACTAATTGTTCAAGTCAGGGGAAATCTTAGTAATAAAGTCTAAAAACGGTTTCGGCAACACAACCTAAACGTTTCGAGTTCTCGACTTCTATGCTAATTTCATTGACCACTTCAATACTCTTTTTCATTGGTTTTAGTTCAATCAGTTTAGTGCGAGCTCGAACTCTGGCACCTGCTTTCACTGGAAATGGGAATCGAACTTGATTTAAACCAAAGTTAATTACCATTCGAGCATCCGGATAAATATTATTATCGGGGTTTACTGTGTCAGTAAGCTTAGGAATCAGAGATAAGGTTAAGAATCCATGGGCTATTGTCGATTTAAACGGGGACTCTTTGGCTGCGCGCTCTGGTTCAGTATGGATCCACTGTTCATCGTGCGTGACTTTAGCAAATTGATTGATACACTCTTGTTCCAGAGTAAACCATTCACCTAAATGGGTTTCTTGGCCAAGTTTTTCTAACAATTCATTGTAAGCTTTTTCGGCTTCAGGTGTCTGCACGACAACATCACTTTTAGCTAATTCATCAGACTCGCTAAGGCTAAATTTGGAAAGCCAAGGGTTATTCAAGGTATTAGAAAGCGGTTTAGTGATCTTGTCACTAAACAGTTCTGAAATATTGCGAAACTTAGGCGTTAATTTGGCCTTAAAATCATTATTTCGCTGATGAAACTGTTCCTTTCGTTCGCGAATAAACTCGACAACATTCAAAATATACATCCTTTCAATAAAATGTTAACTCAATGTTGAGTATTCTAACCTTATTATCATTTGCAACAAAGCACACCTGTACGCTGAAACTTTTAATCAATAAGCATGAGTGACTCCAAAGAATATTCTTGATGATAATTTAACTGCTTTATATCCATAGAGTTCTTCAACCGCGGCTTAATAACTATAGCTGACGACGAAACAAACTGTGATATAGGCTTTTCATTTTAGTAGTGATAAACTTCGAGAAATTATTATTATTGAGTTATTAAATCCATGGAATCATTCCCTAGAGCCGGTTTTCGTCGCCGTATGGGCTCTTATTTATACGATTTTCTTTTAGCGATAGCTGTATATATGTGTGCCGGTTTTTTGTCATTTGCAGTCTTTGGTTATTTGTTTAACGAAGGAGCAATCAACAATCAAGGGTTTGAGCACGCTACTGATTTACTTCAACATTCATTGTTATATTCTTTCTTGATCTACGGTTGGAACTTATTTTGGGTTGGTTTTTTCTTTGTCTATTTTTGGGTGAAAAGCGGCCAAACTATTAGTATGCGCGCCTGGCGCTTGCGCGTACAAAATCAAGATGGCACTCGAATTTCTGCAACCACAGGCTTAACCCGATTAGTATTTTCTTTATTTGGTTTAGGAAATTTACTGGTGATTTTTGATAGAAAAAACAAATTATCATTACAAGATAGAATGACTAAAACGGAAGTAGTGGTATTAACGATTGAAGAAAATCGCGCCGCTATGGGATAAATTTCCAAATTTAGATGAAAAAGGCCTGCAATGCATGCCTTTTTCATCTGAAGCACTTATTTGCTCCAATAATTAGTTCAGTAACTAGTTCACTAATTTTTCCGGCTGAGGAAAAATATCGCTACTGAGACAAACAATACACTGGGTAATATTGCCCCAAGAATTGGCGGCAACTCAAAAGTTTGACTCATTGAACCAAACATTCGATTGACGAAGTCGTAGGTGATACCGGTACCTATACCCATCATAATCCGAGCCCCCATCGAAGTAGATCTCAATGGCCCGAAAATGTATGACATTGCCACTAATAGCATCACTGCCACCGTAATTGGCTGCATAATTTTGCGCCAAAATGCCAGTTCATAGCGACTTGTATCTTGCTTATTTTCTTCAAGGTAATCTAAATAACTAATTAAACCTTGAACAGATAACGACTCTGGTTTTACCGTTACAACACCAAGTTTGTCAGGTGTCAAAGATGACGTCCAAAGCCTACTATTTTCTGTCGTAGTCGAAATCAATTTAGGTGTAAACTCAGAGGTTTCGATATCAGTTAATAACCACTCACCACCTTGCCACTTTCCATACTTGGCGGTTAACCAAGTTTGCATAGTTAACTCTTCATCAAATTTATACAGCGATATTTCTTTTAATGTTCCAGTATCTTCAACCTCTTTAATATGAACGATAAATTCGCCATCTTTAGCCCAGACGCCGGAACTCGATGATATCAAGCTACCACTTGAAATAGCTTGTGCACGAAGTTCCCTGGCCGTTCTTTCACCTTCTGGCGCCAGCCACTCGCCGACCGCCATGCTTAACAAAATTAATATAACCGCAGTTTTCATTACCGATTGAATAATTTTTAACTTAGATAATCCAGCGGCTTGCATCACCACAAGTTCACTATTATTTGCCATCATCCCCAAGCCAATTAAACCTCCAACTAAAGCAGCCATAGGAAAGAATATTTCCAAATCACGAGGGATGGAATAAAAGGCAAATAAGGCTGCATCTAACACATCATAACTGCCCCGTCCGACGGCTTTCATTTGCTCAACAAACTTGATAATTCCACTTAAGCTGACTAACACAGCAAGCGTTAAAAACGTTGTAGTGGCAATGACTTTACCAATATATATATCGAGAATGCGCATTAACTTTTGCCTCTCGAAAGTTTTGCTTTAAAGCGTTTACCGCTGCCTCTACTTTTAAGTAGAAAGCTCCAACCAACAAATAATGCCGTTAAATGAATTGGCCACAAACCTACCGAAGTCGCTATTTTGCCATCATCCATCGCAGAACGAGCACTGGTTAATAACAAGAAATAACCAAGAAATAGTAATAATGCAGGGAACATTTTTGCGAACTTACCTTGCCTTGGATTTACGACAGACAGCGGCACAGCAATCAAAGTTAATATAATGACTGATAATGGAAATGATAATCGCCATTGAATTTCAGTTGCCGCTTCATGTGACGGGTCATTCAACAGCTCGAAGGTAGATATTGCCGTCATTTTTCGGCGACGCTCTTCAATTTCTTGATCCTGAATTTGCAGCTCATAGTTAGCAAAACTCATTATTTGAAATTCATTGGTCTTTTTATTTTTCTCGTATCGATTGCCCATATCCATGATCAACCGCTGTGAGCCATTGTCATCTTCAATTACTTTGCCTTTTTTGGCGTAAATCACGTTGACTTTATCGTGTTTTGAATCTGCATTTTTCTTCGGTAATTGAGCGACGAATATATTTTCCAATTCTTGGTCTTGGTTTTTACTTTGTACATAGACCACGGCATCGCTGTTACTGGTTTTTTGGAATCTTCCGGCAATTAGCGCTGAAATGCCAACATCTTTGGAGAGTTTTTCCTTTACTTGATACTCCCGTTCTGCAGCCCATGGAGATAAATACAAGGTAAAAAAACCGGTAAGAATTGCCGTAAAAATCGCTGCAATTAAAGTAACACGAACGACATACCACTCACTAACGCCACAAGCATGGAGCACGGTCATTTCATTCTCGGCGTATATCCGACCATAAGCGAGTAAAATACCCAAAAACAAGCTTAATGGCAGCATTATGCCCATAAGGTGAGGAATAGTAAGTCCCATAAAGGTAAATACCATTTCTGCAGGGAAGTCGCCATCGGATGCATCCCCCAGAATTCGAACAAATTTTTGGCTAATAAAGATGGTCATTAAGACAACGAAAACCCCTAACTGGGTACGACCTACTTCATTTAACAAATAACGAAAAATAATCAATGATTTTATCCAAAAAACCTAGTTTTTATCTGACAACAGACGAATTTTTAAGTAAACTTACCGTTTTCATAAATCAATTAAATTTTGGCAAGAATACAAGCAACAATGCTTTGCCGCTGAATCTAGCTATAATAATAGCCTAACGCGACAAAATTTGTATTATTTAGTCTATCGTCTTGAACCTTATTTTAGCAAGTTCAAACGAACAAATTTAGCCAAAAACAAGTAATTAAGCATTAAATAGGAGTGTTCATGGAGTTCAGTGTAAAAAGTGGCAGCCCAGAAAAGCAACGCAGTGCATGTATCGTCGTTGGTGTATATGAGCCTCGTCGTTTGTCAGCTGTAGCTGAGCAACTTGACGAAATTAGTGGTGGTTATATTTCTAACCTGCTTCGTCGTGGTGACTTAGAAGGTAAATCTGGCCAGATGTTGTTATTACATCAAGTACCAAACATTTTAAGCGAACGTGTTTTGCTTGTTGGTTGTGGTAAAGAACGTGAACTTGATGAACGTCAGTATCGTCAAATCATCAGTAAGACAATCAATACATTAAACGAAACAGGTTCGATGGAAGCCGTTTGTTTCTTGTCTGAATTGCACGTTAAAGGCCGCGACACTTATTGGAAAGTGCGTCAAGCAGTAGAAGCAACACAAGATTGTTTGTACAGCTTTAACAGCTTAAAAACTCGCAAAGAAGAACCTCGCCGTCCGCTACGTAAAATCGTATTTAACGTACCAACACGACGTGAATTACCTATGGGCGAGCGCGCTATCAGCCATGGTTTAGGCGTAGCGGCAGGTATCAAAGAATGTAAAGATGTCGCAAACCTTCCACCAAACATTTGTAACCCTGCTTATCTTGCTGATCGTGCAAATCAACTTGCCGAGCAATATGACAACATCGAAACACATATTGTTAATGAAAAAGAAATGGAAGAATTGGGCATGGGTTCATACCTAGCGGTTGGTCGCGGTAGTGTAAATGAATCACTAATGAGCGTAATCACATACAACGGCGCAGGTGATGATTCAAAACCAGTGGTATTCGTTGGTAAGGGATTAACCTTTGACTCAGGTGGTATATCGCTTAAGCCTGGTGAAGCCATGGATGAGATGAAATACGATATGGGTGGTGCTGCAGGTGTTCTTGGCGCCATGCATTCACTTGCTGAACTACAACTTCCAATAAACGTTATTGGCGTTTTAGCTGGCTGTGAAAACATGCCCGATGCTAATGCATATCGTCCAGGTGATATCTTAACCAC is from Thalassotalea crassostreae and encodes:
- a CDS encoding MaoC family dehydratase; protein product: MNVVEFIRERKEQFHQRNNDFKAKLTPKFRNISELFSDKITKPLSNTLNNPWLSKFSLSESDELAKSDVVVQTPEAEKAYNELLEKLGQETHLGEWFTLEQECINQFAKVTHDEQWIHTEPERAAKESPFKSTIAHGFLTLSLIPKLTDTVNPDNNIYPDARMVINFGLNQVRFPFPVKAGARVRARTKLIELKPMKKSIEVVNEISIEVENSKRLGCVAETVFRLYY
- a CDS encoding RDD family protein; the encoded protein is MESFPRAGFRRRMGSYLYDFLLAIAVYMCAGFLSFAVFGYLFNEGAINNQGFEHATDLLQHSLLYSFLIYGWNLFWVGFFFVYFWVKSGQTISMRAWRLRVQNQDGTRISATTGLTRLVFSLFGLGNLLVIFDRKNKLSLQDRMTKTEVVVLTIEENRAAMG
- the lptG gene encoding LPS export ABC transporter permease LptG; translated protein: MRILDIYIGKVIATTTFLTLAVLVSLSGIIKFVEQMKAVGRGSYDVLDAALFAFYSIPRDLEIFFPMAALVGGLIGLGMMANNSELVVMQAAGLSKLKIIQSVMKTAVILILLSMAVGEWLAPEGERTARELRAQAISSGSLISSSSGVWAKDGEFIVHIKEVEDTGTLKEISLYKFDEELTMQTWLTAKYGKWQGGEWLLTDIETSEFTPKLISTTTENSRLWTSSLTPDKLGVVTVKPESLSVQGLISYLDYLEENKQDTSRYELAFWRKIMQPITVAVMLLVAMSYIFGPLRSTSMGARIMMGIGTGITYDFVNRMFGSMSQTFELPPILGAILPSVLFVSVAIFFLSRKN
- a CDS encoding sulfite exporter TauE/SafE family protein, with translation MLDQFLLFFVSLIANTLSSLAGGGAGLLQLPALIFLGLPFTTALATHKIASVALGVGASIKHLSVNKFRWPLVFIMIASALPGVIIGANVILLIPESIAMVCLGILTFSLGLYSIKKPELGLNETLRNLDLRGYIIGSIGLFLLGVLNGSLTSGTGLFVTIWLVYWFGISYTKAVSYTLVLVGILWNGTGAITFALIGNIQWSWMAVLILGSLIGGYLGAHLALTKGNRLVKRVFESMTILTGIALITKAFA
- a CDS encoding tyrosine-type recombinase/integrase — encoded protein: MAAIQTINRKNGKRYRVQVMRNGRRVGKVFDKKKDAEIFLSQLTINDDFANSLTHSALTQLTLNDACIEYLNQYKGKDQSQAQRLRHWQNEFGEKPVGKVTKFDIRKTLKSLSLNNYAPATVNRYKSSISAVFSYLAEEYDTDHNPAREVKQLKEDNARTRFLTDAEISKLLHSAKKSKWDRLYLLILLALTTGARRTEMLSLKWSDIDFLNRSASLDITKNGQARILPLTLEVVDELMKFRQVGSGYVFPHKSHLNKYYRNFDKHWQACLKTASINDFRFHDLRHSAASLLAKSGASLLEISEVLGHKSITMTQRYAHLCIKHKASLIDNVMGRIGNEL
- the lptF gene encoding LPS export ABC transporter permease LptF — protein: MIIFRYLLNEVGRTQLGVFVVLMTIFISQKFVRILGDASDGDFPAEMVFTFMGLTIPHLMGIMLPLSLFLGILLAYGRIYAENEMTVLHACGVSEWYVVRVTLIAAIFTAILTGFFTLYLSPWAAEREYQVKEKLSKDVGISALIAGRFQKTSNSDAVVYVQSKNQDQELENIFVAQLPKKNADSKHDKVNVIYAKKGKVIEDDNGSQRLIMDMGNRYEKNKKTNEFQIMSFANYELQIQDQEIEERRRKMTAISTFELLNDPSHEAATEIQWRLSFPLSVIILTLIAVPLSVVNPRQGKFAKMFPALLLFLGYFLLLTSARSAMDDGKIATSVGLWPIHLTALFVGWSFLLKSRGSGKRFKAKLSRGKS
- a CDS encoding AAA family ATPase — encoded protein: MNYTKDLNVPANINLYERRIELEQAILGCLMIDNGILPIVRKAVKPECFYHSSNRNIFKAICNAIDEDIAVDLTTIETVLNDAEVIVDNPIAYLGSIMKRVYVANIESYSKLLFKYYADERKRTDLLCAADGDEKALKRIRSGFHDQLDYQSGGIKYAASFEGYDAKVDYLIKKVIPADAFGMLYSGPGEFKSFLAISWACHVATGIKWNGLKVNQSGVLYIAGEGGVGIPRRIKAWSDQYYQGNEIPNLFRINQAVHLADGDQSFELLQVIERIKIDTGVDIKFIIVDTLARCFVGEENSATQMGAFIRGCDHVKQKTGATFLIVHHTGKDETKGARGSSSLKGACDYEFKIKRPNKDSGGMAINLSNPKMKDDETNETVGFTLTKSHLYFDEEDDEISSLVLNDKSHEPVHENEIDDSLTSNQRIMMNTIKSNLDDNEEVYYKTIREQLKSDDIPHSIYHNAKRLINNLCENDFIEYNHETGRIKLAKTH